A portion of the Cyanobium sp. PCC 7001 genome contains these proteins:
- a CDS encoding rhodanese-like domain-containing protein, producing MPVSLLVTALALLLGGCAGLVGTAPASDAQRARAVEQRYGAFRARQFAEVPDLGVDDLQRARREGQPLVLVDVREPREQAVSMLPGAISVEAFERRKQRYRSSLVVPYCTIGLRSGLYSRQLIQEGFRTRNLAGSLLAWAHAGLPLEHQGRPTRRVHVYSPAWNLLPEGYEAVVD from the coding sequence ATGCCCGTATCCCTCCTCGTCACCGCTCTGGCGCTGCTGCTCGGGGGCTGCGCGGGTCTGGTGGGAACCGCTCCGGCATCGGATGCCCAGCGGGCTCGGGCAGTGGAGCAGCGCTATGGGGCCTTCCGTGCGCGTCAGTTCGCCGAGGTGCCCGATCTCGGGGTGGACGACCTGCAGCGGGCCCGCAGGGAGGGCCAGCCCCTCGTGCTGGTGGATGTGCGTGAGCCGCGGGAACAGGCGGTGTCCATGCTGCCCGGAGCGATCAGTGTGGAGGCGTTCGAGCGGCGCAAGCAGCGCTACCGCTCCAGCCTGGTTGTGCCGTACTGCACCATCGGTCTGCGCAGCGGGCTCTACAGCCGCCAGTTGATCCAGGAGGGATTCCGCACCCGCAACCTGGCGGGAAGCCTGCTCGCCTGGGCCCATGCCGGCCTGCCGCTGGAACACCAGGGGCGACCCACCCGTCGCGTGCACGTCTACAGCCCCGCTTGGAATCTGCTGCCCGAGGGCTACGAGGCGGTGGTCGACTAG
- a CDS encoding oxidoreductase, whose amino-acid sequence MPWNAADIPDQSGRLALVTGASSGLGFETARALVGKGATVLLGCRSRTRAEQARQALLPSVAAGGAVDLLDLDLADLAAVARAAGAVEERYGRLDLLVNNAGVMGLPRALTRDGFELQFGINHLGHFALTQALLPLLRSRPGARVVTVTSGAQYFGRIAFDDLQGERRYDRWQAYGQSKLANVMFAIELQQRLDAEQASVLSLAAHPGVARTNLQPASVAASGSWFEPLAYRLMGPLFQSAAMGALPQLFAATAPDATPAGHYGPDQWGGMRGWPKAVPVAPAARDPEQRQRLWQRSVELCGSVLKSSVPLPV is encoded by the coding sequence ATGCCCTGGAACGCCGCCGACATCCCTGACCAGTCGGGGCGTCTTGCCCTGGTGACCGGGGCCAGCAGTGGACTCGGTTTCGAGACCGCCCGGGCCCTGGTGGGCAAGGGGGCCACCGTGCTGCTCGGCTGCCGGTCCAGGACCAGGGCCGAACAGGCCCGCCAGGCCCTGCTCCCCAGCGTGGCCGCCGGTGGGGCGGTGGATCTGCTCGACCTCGACCTCGCCGACCTGGCGGCCGTGGCGAGAGCCGCCGGCGCGGTGGAGGAGCGCTACGGCCGCCTCGACCTGCTGGTGAACAACGCCGGGGTGATGGGCCTCCCCCGCGCCCTCACCCGCGATGGCTTCGAGTTGCAGTTCGGCATCAACCATCTCGGCCATTTCGCCCTCACCCAGGCCCTGCTGCCGCTGCTGCGCTCCCGTCCGGGAGCCCGGGTGGTCACCGTGACCTCCGGCGCCCAGTACTTCGGCCGCATCGCCTTCGACGACCTGCAGGGAGAGCGCCGTTACGACCGCTGGCAGGCCTATGGCCAGAGCAAGCTGGCCAACGTCATGTTCGCCATCGAGCTGCAGCAGCGGCTGGATGCCGAGCAGGCCAGCGTGCTCTCCCTGGCGGCCCATCCGGGCGTGGCCCGCACCAACCTGCAGCCCGCCTCGGTGGCGGCCAGCGGTTCCTGGTTCGAGCCCCTCGCCTACCGGTTGATGGGCCCCCTGTTCCAGAGCGCCGCGATGGGCGCCCTGCCCCAGCTCTTTGCCGCCACGGCACCGGACGCGACCCCCGCTGGCCACTACGGCCCGGACCAGTGGGGCGGCATGCGGGGCTGGCCGAAGGCTGTGCCGGTGGCACCCGCTGCCCGCGATCCGGAGCAGCGGCAGCGCCTCTGGCAGCGCAGTGTGGAGCTCTGCGGTTCCGTGCTGAAGTCCAGCGTCCCGCTGCCGGTCTGA
- the recN gene encoding DNA repair protein RecN: MLTALRLENIALIERLELGFSSGFTVLTGETGAGKSILLDALDALLGGAPGSAGTRLLRQGASGGRIEASFTLSPPLERWLTDQQLEDAVLEEDALVLARDWRLNEGRLSSRHRLNGISINRSQLLELRPLLLDLTVQGQTQHLARAGQQRRWLDRFGGADLQQALAVAASAWGAWKRAAAALQEARAAWHEARQRRAEQEQCLVELEAAGLEDPQELGRLQQEQDRLAHGVRLQEGVTVLLGRLVEGAEGAPSVLDHLAACEPEWQAMRHCDGSLDTLHGRAAEVLVLVQELARDLDRYGASLDSDPESLADLQVRMQQLRLLERRHGRDLGELIALRDQLRGQLAPGGLEASLQALEQAESAARQQRDGANAALSALRREAAGRLDAQMVEALRPMGLANVRFQVQVSPADPGEEGADAVQFLFSANPGQPLAPLAEVASGGEMSRFLLALKTCLAAADPHVTLLFDEIDAGVSGRVSGAMASLLRRLAAQRQVFCVTHQPLVAAAADHHFQVSKQVVAGLTHTRVSHLRDTRERQAELAELAGGDHGQARSYAASLLEQRAAESG; the protein is encoded by the coding sequence GTGCTCACGGCCCTGCGCCTCGAGAACATCGCCCTGATCGAGCGCCTGGAGCTCGGCTTCAGCTCGGGCTTCACCGTGCTCACCGGCGAAACCGGCGCAGGCAAATCGATCCTCCTCGACGCCCTCGATGCCCTGCTGGGGGGTGCCCCCGGCAGCGCTGGTACCCGCCTGCTGCGCCAGGGCGCCAGCGGCGGCCGCATCGAGGCCAGCTTCACGCTCTCACCGCCGCTCGAGCGCTGGCTGACTGACCAGCAGCTCGAGGACGCTGTGCTGGAGGAGGACGCCCTGGTGCTCGCCCGGGACTGGCGGCTGAACGAGGGGCGGCTCTCCAGCCGCCATCGACTCAACGGGATCAGCATCAACCGCAGCCAGCTTCTCGAGCTGCGCCCCCTGCTGCTGGACCTCACCGTGCAGGGCCAGACCCAGCACCTGGCCCGCGCCGGCCAGCAGCGCCGCTGGCTGGATCGCTTCGGCGGGGCAGACCTGCAGCAGGCCCTGGCCGTTGCGGCCAGCGCCTGGGGCGCCTGGAAGCGGGCCGCCGCCGCCCTGCAGGAGGCCCGGGCGGCGTGGCACGAGGCCCGGCAGCGGCGGGCCGAGCAGGAGCAGTGCCTGGTGGAGCTGGAGGCCGCCGGCCTCGAAGACCCCCAGGAACTTGGGCGGCTGCAGCAGGAGCAGGACCGGCTGGCCCACGGCGTGCGGTTGCAGGAGGGCGTGACCGTGCTGCTCGGCCGGCTGGTGGAAGGGGCCGAGGGGGCCCCGTCGGTGCTCGATCATCTGGCGGCCTGCGAGCCCGAGTGGCAGGCCATGCGCCATTGCGATGGCTCTCTGGACACCCTGCATGGCCGGGCCGCCGAGGTGCTGGTGCTGGTTCAGGAGCTGGCGCGCGACCTCGACCGCTATGGCGCCAGCCTCGACAGCGACCCCGAGTCGCTGGCGGACCTGCAGGTGCGGATGCAGCAGCTCCGGCTGCTGGAGCGTCGCCATGGCCGCGACCTGGGCGAGCTGATCGCCCTGCGGGATCAGCTGCGCGGCCAGCTTGCCCCCGGTGGCCTCGAGGCTTCACTGCAGGCGCTGGAGCAGGCGGAGTCCGCGGCACGGCAGCAGCGGGATGGGGCGAATGCGGCCCTCTCGGCCCTGCGCCGCGAGGCCGCCGGCCGCCTCGATGCCCAGATGGTGGAGGCCCTGCGCCCGATGGGGCTGGCCAACGTGCGCTTCCAGGTGCAGGTGAGCCCGGCGGACCCTGGGGAGGAGGGGGCTGATGCCGTGCAGTTCCTGTTCTCGGCCAACCCCGGCCAGCCCCTGGCTCCGCTGGCCGAGGTGGCGTCAGGCGGGGAGATGAGCCGCTTTCTGCTGGCCCTGAAGACCTGCCTGGCCGCGGCCGACCCCCACGTGACCCTGCTGTTCGACGAGATCGATGCTGGGGTGAGTGGGCGGGTGAGTGGCGCGATGGCCTCCCTGCTGCGGCGCCTCGCTGCCCAGCGCCAGGTGTTCTGCGTGACCCACCAGCCCCTGGTGGCCGCCGCGGCCGACCACCATTTCCAGGTGTCCAAGCAGGTGGTGGCGGGCTTGACCCACACGCGGGTGTCCCACCTGCGGGACACTCGCGAGCGCCAGGCCGAACTGGCGGAGCTGGCCGGCGGCGACCACGGCCAGGCCCGCAGCTACGCGGCCAGCCTGCTGGAGCAGCGGGCGGCCGAGTCCGGCTGA
- a CDS encoding AarF/ABC1/UbiB kinase family protein, whose translation MVSSPSESASSTALEQATAAMRQAVQGEAAGAQPLEAGSPDPITSHPAAAAPPSQPPPGHSNRDELSDFIEASGLLAYDPLAIRRIYAGHPQRLIRRLWQTLMPISLYLTGVGFDWLLGQLSTPARARARAREAAELIASLGPAFIKAGQALSTRPDIVPPLLLEELAQLQDQLPGFDPALAMACIEEDLGAPVEAIFAELERKPISAASLGQVHRGRLLSGEPVAVKVQRPGLREQITLDLYIVRNIAGWINRNVGLIRSDLVALIDELGQRVFEEMDYFNEASNAERFAALHRHNPRIAVPRIHHQATSRRVLTMEWMDGVKLTNLDAVRAIGIDPDDMVEVGVNCSLQQLLEHGFFHADPHPGNLLALPDGRLAYLDFGMMSAVSREARTGLIQAVVHLVNRNFSRLSQDFVSLGFLAEDVDLEPIVPAFESVFGQALEMGVSRMDFKAVTDDLSGVMYRFPFQVPPYYALIIRSLVTLEGIALSVDPDFKILGAAYPYFARRLMEDPDPSLRESLREMLFDGEVFRWQRLDNLIASASQGADLDLESLLDQVLDFLFSPNGGMLRHQLVDALVQKLDGLAWETTLRLGKRLPERLQPPGLRQRSLLRSSEPLLDLAPLQQLVAILQALPGFEPQLLISRLPRVLGEPELRRMGLDLAKGLAERGVVRLLRDVITPPGALPQTAVVTG comes from the coding sequence ATGGTGAGCAGTCCGTCTGAATCAGCTTCCAGCACGGCGCTCGAGCAGGCCACGGCCGCCATGCGCCAGGCCGTGCAGGGCGAGGCCGCTGGTGCCCAGCCCCTCGAGGCCGGCAGCCCGGACCCAATCACCAGCCACCCGGCCGCAGCGGCTCCCCCCTCGCAGCCGCCGCCGGGGCATTCCAACCGCGACGAACTCAGCGACTTCATCGAAGCCTCCGGACTGCTCGCCTACGACCCGCTGGCGATCCGGCGCATCTATGCCGGCCATCCGCAGCGGCTGATCCGCCGCCTCTGGCAGACCCTGATGCCGATCAGCCTCTACCTGACCGGGGTCGGATTCGACTGGCTGCTGGGGCAGCTCAGCACCCCCGCGCGGGCCCGGGCCCGCGCCCGCGAGGCCGCCGAACTGATCGCCTCCCTGGGGCCGGCCTTCATCAAGGCGGGACAGGCCCTCTCCACCCGGCCCGACATCGTGCCGCCCCTGTTGCTGGAGGAGCTCGCCCAGCTGCAGGACCAGCTGCCCGGCTTCGATCCGGCCCTGGCGATGGCCTGCATCGAGGAGGACCTGGGGGCACCGGTGGAGGCGATCTTCGCCGAGCTCGAGCGGAAGCCGATCTCGGCGGCCTCCCTCGGGCAGGTGCACCGCGGCAGGCTCCTCAGCGGCGAGCCCGTGGCCGTGAAGGTGCAGCGCCCGGGCCTGCGGGAGCAGATCACCCTGGATCTGTACATCGTGCGGAACATCGCCGGCTGGATCAATCGCAACGTGGGGCTGATCCGCAGCGATCTGGTGGCCCTGATCGATGAGCTGGGCCAGCGGGTGTTCGAGGAGATGGATTACTTCAACGAGGCGAGCAATGCCGAGCGCTTCGCCGCCCTGCACCGGCACAATCCCCGCATCGCCGTGCCCCGCATCCACCACCAGGCCACCAGCCGCCGGGTGCTCACCATGGAGTGGATGGATGGGGTGAAGCTCACCAACCTGGATGCGGTGCGGGCCATCGGCATCGACCCCGACGACATGGTGGAGGTGGGGGTCAACTGCAGCCTGCAGCAGCTGCTGGAGCACGGCTTCTTCCATGCCGATCCCCACCCCGGCAACCTGCTGGCCCTGCCGGATGGCCGCCTCGCCTATCTGGACTTCGGGATGATGAGCGCGGTGAGCCGCGAGGCCCGCACCGGCCTGATCCAGGCGGTGGTGCACCTGGTGAACCGCAACTTCTCGCGCCTCTCCCAGGACTTCGTGAGTCTGGGGTTCCTGGCGGAGGATGTGGATCTCGAGCCGATCGTTCCGGCCTTCGAGAGCGTGTTCGGCCAGGCCCTGGAGATGGGCGTGAGCCGGATGGACTTCAAGGCCGTCACCGACGATCTCTCCGGGGTGATGTACCGGTTCCCCTTCCAGGTGCCGCCCTACTACGCCCTGATCATCCGCTCGCTGGTGACCCTCGAGGGGATCGCCCTGAGCGTGGACCCGGATTTCAAGATCCTCGGGGCGGCCTATCCCTACTTCGCCCGGCGCCTGATGGAGGATCCCGATCCGAGCCTGCGGGAGAGCCTCAGGGAGATGCTCTTCGATGGTGAGGTGTTCCGCTGGCAGCGGCTCGACAACCTGATCGCCAGCGCCTCCCAGGGGGCGGATCTGGATCTCGAGAGCCTGCTGGACCAGGTGCTCGATTTCCTCTTCTCCCCCAACGGCGGCATGCTGCGCCACCAGCTGGTGGATGCGTTGGTCCAGAAGCTGGATGGGCTGGCCTGGGAAACCACCCTGCGGCTCGGCAAGCGCCTGCCCGAACGGCTGCAGCCGCCGGGTCTGCGTCAGCGCTCGTTGCTGCGCAGCAGCGAACCCCTGCTCGACCTCGCCCCGCTCCAGCAGCTGGTGGCGATCCTGCAGGCGCTGCCGGGCTTCGAGCCCCAGCTGCTGATCAGCCGGTTGCCGCGGGTGCTGGGGGAACCGGAGCTGCGGCGCATGGGCCTCGACCTGGCCAAGGGCCTGGCCGAACGGGGGGTGGTGCGGCTGCTGCGGGACGTGATCACACCACCGGGGGCACTCCCCCAAACCGCTGTGGTCACGGGCTGA
- a CDS encoding alpha/beta hydrolase, producing the protein MPSRSLRNQLLAALMGLGLSLGSPAAFAAENLVFVSGAFRRSIPVADLEHLATTGEARGLLSDVLRISNQDPQTVSSLLNQSIALPITLVSRLLNTRIGEALLQRLAQVVYPLKAQNQGIPALRSALVMGLVDGDGSLSAISFLQAYPTQELEVNIPALLAVMQKASSISELVRFFSESPLDGLRGNNGEEAAQPPSGDPPPTAEP; encoded by the coding sequence ATGCCATCACGCTCACTCCGCAACCAGCTGCTGGCGGCCCTGATGGGGCTCGGCCTCAGCCTTGGATCCCCTGCCGCCTTCGCAGCCGAGAACCTGGTGTTCGTGAGCGGCGCATTCCGCCGCTCCATCCCGGTTGCCGATCTGGAGCATCTGGCCACCACCGGCGAAGCCCGGGGCCTGCTCTCCGACGTGCTCCGCATCAGCAATCAGGACCCGCAGACGGTGTCCTCGCTGTTGAACCAGTCGATCGCCCTGCCCATCACGCTGGTGAGCCGGCTGCTCAACACGCGCATCGGTGAGGCGCTGCTGCAGCGTCTGGCCCAGGTGGTGTACCCGCTGAAGGCTCAGAACCAGGGGATTCCAGCCCTGCGCTCGGCCCTGGTGATGGGCCTGGTCGATGGCGACGGATCCCTCTCGGCGATCAGTTTCCTCCAGGCCTACCCCACCCAGGAACTGGAGGTGAACATCCCGGCCCTGCTGGCCGTGATGCAGAAGGCCAGCTCGATCAGCGAACTCGTGCGCTTCTTCTCGGAGTCGCCCCTCGATGGCCTGCGGGGCAACAACGGTGAGGAGGCGGCCCAGCCCCCCTCCGGCGACCCGCCGCCGACTGCAGAGCCGTAG
- the thrC gene encoding threonine synthase: MQDWPGLIEAYRAWLPVTGRTPVITLREGATPLIPSPAIAERIGNGVKVFLKYDGLNPTGSFKDRGMTMAISKAREAGSEAVICASTGNTSAAAAAYARRGGMRAFVLIPDGYVAQGKLAQALLYGAEVIAIQGNFDRALAIVQEVANQYPVTLVNSVNPYRLQGQKTAAFEVVDALGEAPDWLCIPVGNAGNITAYWMGFKEYRNAGRSSRLPRMLGFQAAGSAPLVLGHTVEQPDTIATAIRIGNPVNRDNALKVEAESAGGFMAVTDAEIIEAYKLLGSEEGVFCEPASAASVAGLLKRRAEVPAGSTVVCVLTGNGLKDPATAIEHNDARFHTGLEADTAKVAAVMGF, from the coding sequence ATGCAGGACTGGCCGGGCCTGATCGAGGCCTACCGCGCCTGGCTGCCGGTGACCGGCCGCACCCCGGTGATCACCCTGCGGGAGGGAGCGACGCCCCTGATTCCGAGCCCCGCCATCGCCGAGCGGATCGGCAACGGCGTGAAGGTGTTCCTCAAGTACGACGGCCTCAACCCCACCGGCTCCTTCAAGGACCGTGGCATGACCATGGCCATCTCCAAAGCCCGGGAAGCGGGCTCGGAGGCCGTGATCTGCGCCAGCACCGGCAACACCTCGGCCGCGGCCGCGGCCTACGCCCGGCGGGGCGGCATGCGGGCCTTCGTGCTGATTCCCGATGGCTATGTGGCCCAGGGCAAGCTGGCCCAGGCCCTGCTCTACGGCGCCGAGGTGATCGCCATCCAGGGCAATTTCGATCGGGCGCTGGCGATCGTGCAGGAGGTGGCGAACCAGTACCCCGTCACCCTGGTGAACTCGGTCAACCCGTACCGCCTGCAGGGCCAGAAGACCGCGGCCTTCGAGGTGGTGGATGCCCTCGGAGAGGCCCCCGACTGGCTCTGCATCCCGGTCGGCAACGCCGGCAACATCACGGCGTACTGGATGGGCTTCAAGGAATACCGCAATGCCGGCCGCAGCTCCCGGCTGCCGCGCATGCTGGGCTTCCAGGCCGCCGGCTCGGCCCCCCTGGTGCTCGGCCACACGGTGGAGCAACCCGACACCATCGCCACCGCGATCCGCATCGGCAACCCCGTGAACCGCGACAACGCCCTGAAGGTGGAGGCGGAGAGCGCGGGCGGGTTCATGGCCGTCACCGACGCGGAGATCATCGAGGCCTACAAGCTTCTGGGCAGTGAGGAAGGCGTGTTCTGCGAACCGGCCAGTGCCGCCTCGGTGGCCGGACTGCTCAAGCGCCGGGCCGAGGTGCCGGCAGGGTCCACGGTGGTGTGCGTGCTGACCGGCAACGGGCTCAAGGACCCGGCCACGGCCATCGAACACAATGACGCCCGCTTCCACACCGGCCTGGAGGCAGACACGGCCAAGGTGGCGGCCGTGATGGGCTTCTGA
- the dnaN gene encoding DNA polymerase III subunit beta, producing the protein MKLVCSQTELSASLQLVSRAVASRPTHPVLANVLLTADAGTGRLSLTGFDLSLGIQTSLPASVEASGAITLPARLFGEIVSRLSAEGPITIQSPDGGEQVDLISLSGNYQMRGMPAEDFPDLPLVQSGQPIRLDADALVKGLRATLFASSGDEAKQLLTGVHLRLDAGALECAATDGHRLAVLKLAHGEAPAETSDDAADQADGDPFAVTVPARSLRELERLLSSRQSEEPLSLFCERGQVVFLWSDQVLTSRSLDGTYPNYPQLIPDSFVRSISSDRRALIAALERVAVLADQHNNVVKLTADPASGTLQVQADAQDVGRGSESVPAVIEGESLQIAFNVRYLLDGLKAMASEQVVLHCNAPTTPAVLRPGDASGFTYLVMPVQIRG; encoded by the coding sequence ATGAAGCTGGTCTGCTCTCAGACAGAACTCAGCGCCAGCCTCCAACTGGTCAGCCGCGCGGTGGCGTCACGCCCCACCCACCCGGTGCTGGCCAACGTGCTGCTCACGGCCGACGCCGGCACCGGCCGGCTCAGCCTCACCGGATTCGACCTCAGCCTCGGGATTCAGACGAGTCTGCCCGCCAGCGTGGAGGCCAGCGGGGCCATCACCCTGCCGGCCCGGTTGTTCGGTGAGATCGTGTCGCGCCTCTCGGCCGAAGGACCGATCACGATCCAGAGCCCCGACGGCGGTGAGCAGGTGGATCTCATCAGCCTCTCCGGCAACTACCAGATGCGGGGCATGCCGGCCGAGGATTTCCCCGACCTCCCTCTGGTGCAGAGCGGCCAGCCGATCCGGCTGGATGCCGACGCGCTGGTGAAGGGGTTGCGGGCCACCCTGTTCGCCAGCAGCGGCGACGAGGCCAAGCAGCTGCTCACCGGTGTGCACCTGCGGCTGGATGCCGGGGCCCTGGAGTGCGCGGCCACCGATGGCCATCGGCTCGCCGTGCTCAAGCTCGCCCACGGCGAGGCTCCTGCCGAAACCAGCGACGACGCGGCCGATCAGGCCGACGGTGACCCCTTCGCCGTGACGGTGCCCGCCCGCTCGCTGCGGGAACTCGAACGCCTCCTCTCCAGCAGACAGTCCGAGGAGCCGCTCAGCCTGTTCTGCGAGCGGGGCCAGGTGGTGTTCCTCTGGTCGGACCAGGTGCTCACCAGCCGCAGCCTCGATGGCACCTACCCCAACTATCCCCAGCTCATCCCCGACAGCTTCGTCCGCAGCATCTCCTCCGACCGCCGCGCCCTGATCGCCGCCCTGGAGCGGGTGGCGGTGCTGGCGGACCAGCACAACAACGTGGTGAAGCTCACGGCGGATCCGGCCAGCGGCACCCTCCAGGTGCAGGCCGATGCCCAGGATGTGGGGCGGGGTTCGGAGTCGGTGCCCGCCGTGATCGAGGGGGAGTCCCTGCAGATCGCCTTCAACGTGCGTTATCTGCTTGATGGCCTCAAGGCCATGGCTTCCGAGCAGGTGGTGCTGCACTGCAATGCCCCCACCACGCCGGCCGTGCTGCGTCCCGGCGATGCCTCCGGCTTCACCTACCTGGTGATGCCGGTGCAGATCCGCGGCTGA
- the purL gene encoding phosphoribosylformylglycinamidine synthase subunit PurL — protein MAGLNDAAPDDAAPDDAAPGYDVSGALRKEGLSQADYDEICRRLGRAPNRAELGMFGVMWSEHCCYRNSRPLLSQFPTSGPRILVGPGENAGVVDLGEGQRLAFKIESHNHPSAVEPFQGAATGVGGILRDIFTMGARPIALLNALRFGPLEDERNVGLMEGVVAGIAHYGNCVGVPTVGGEVAFDPSYSGNPLVNAMALGLMETEEIVCSGARGVGYPVVYVGSTTGRDGMGGASFASAELTEASLDDRPAVQVGDPFLEKGLIEACLEAFQSGDVVAAQDMGAAGLTCSCSEMAAKGGLGIELDLDRVPARESGMTPYEFLLSESQERMLFVVKPSREEALMARFSRWGLQAAVVGRVLEQNVVRVLQNGAVAAEVPASALADDTPINHHELLAEPPAAIQAHWRWSEADLPTAGPAGITPATGERAGRPTSWNEALLALLDDPTIASKRWVYRQYDHQVQANTVVPPGGADAAVVRLRPQQGQGSLTAVHRGVAAVVDCPNRWVALDPERGGLAAVAEAARNLSCVGAEPLAITDNLNFPSPDTATGYWQLAMACRGLSEACRALGTPVTGGNVSLYNETRLPDGSMQPIHPTPVVGMVGLVQDIRQVRGLAWRQSGDAIWLLGLPLVEQGSASDPSAHSPGLDDRVGLAGSSYLACLHGLSTGRPPRTDLPLERQVQAFLRQGITAGLVSSAHDLSDGGLAVALAECCIAAGLGAAVDLAPCADRIDRLLFAEGGARLLVSVPASQASAWEEALAGAGTAVPAQRLGAVSAEPLLCIAQGGEDLIRLPVAELRERFEQAIPRRMGVDLPPTA, from the coding sequence GTGGCTGGCCTCAACGACGCGGCTCCCGACGACGCGGCTCCCGACGACGCGGCTCCCGGCTACGACGTGAGCGGAGCCCTGCGCAAGGAAGGCCTGAGCCAGGCCGACTACGACGAGATCTGCCGCCGCCTGGGCCGCGCCCCCAACAGGGCCGAGCTGGGCATGTTCGGGGTGATGTGGTCGGAGCACTGCTGCTACCGCAATTCGCGTCCCCTGCTCAGCCAGTTCCCCACCAGTGGCCCGCGCATCCTGGTGGGCCCCGGCGAGAACGCCGGCGTGGTGGATCTCGGCGAAGGCCAGCGCCTCGCCTTCAAGATCGAGAGCCACAACCACCCCTCCGCTGTGGAGCCGTTCCAGGGAGCGGCCACCGGCGTGGGCGGCATCCTGCGCGATATCTTCACCATGGGGGCCCGGCCGATCGCCCTGCTCAACGCCCTGCGCTTCGGCCCCCTGGAGGATGAGCGCAACGTGGGCCTGATGGAGGGGGTGGTGGCCGGCATCGCCCACTACGGCAACTGCGTGGGCGTGCCCACCGTGGGTGGCGAGGTGGCCTTCGACCCCAGCTACTCCGGCAACCCGCTGGTGAACGCCATGGCCCTCGGGTTGATGGAGACCGAGGAGATCGTCTGCTCCGGTGCCCGCGGTGTGGGCTATCCGGTGGTGTACGTGGGCAGCACCACCGGCCGGGACGGCATGGGTGGTGCCAGCTTCGCCAGCGCCGAACTCACCGAGGCCTCCCTCGATGACCGTCCTGCCGTGCAGGTGGGCGACCCCTTCCTGGAGAAGGGGCTGATCGAGGCCTGCCTGGAGGCCTTCCAGAGCGGGGATGTGGTGGCCGCCCAGGACATGGGCGCCGCCGGCCTCACCTGCAGCTGCTCCGAGATGGCCGCCAAGGGGGGGCTGGGCATCGAGCTCGACCTCGATCGCGTGCCCGCCCGTGAGAGCGGCATGACCCCCTACGAGTTCCTGCTGAGTGAATCCCAGGAGCGGATGCTGTTCGTGGTGAAGCCCAGCCGCGAGGAGGCTCTGATGGCGCGCTTCAGCCGCTGGGGCCTGCAGGCCGCCGTGGTGGGCCGTGTGCTCGAGCAGAACGTGGTGCGGGTGCTGCAGAACGGCGCGGTGGCGGCCGAGGTGCCCGCCAGTGCCCTGGCCGATGACACGCCGATCAACCACCACGAGCTGCTGGCCGAGCCTCCGGCCGCGATCCAGGCCCATTGGCGCTGGAGCGAGGCGGATCTGCCCACCGCCGGGCCTGCGGGCATCACGCCGGCCACGGGTGAGCGGGCCGGCCGGCCCACCAGCTGGAACGAGGCTCTGCTGGCCCTGCTGGATGACCCCACCATCGCCTCCAAGCGCTGGGTGTACCGCCAGTACGACCACCAGGTGCAGGCCAACACGGTGGTGCCGCCGGGGGGCGCGGATGCGGCGGTGGTGCGCTTGCGGCCCCAGCAGGGGCAGGGATCCCTCACGGCGGTGCACCGCGGCGTGGCGGCGGTGGTGGACTGTCCCAACCGCTGGGTGGCCCTGGATCCGGAGCGCGGGGGCCTGGCGGCGGTGGCCGAGGCGGCCCGCAACCTCAGCTGCGTCGGTGCCGAGCCCCTGGCGATCACCGACAACCTCAACTTCCCCTCCCCCGACACCGCCACCGGCTACTGGCAGCTGGCCATGGCCTGCCGCGGCCTCTCAGAAGCCTGCCGGGCGCTCGGCACCCCGGTGACGGGCGGCAACGTCTCCCTCTACAACGAGACCCGGCTGCCGGACGGCTCCATGCAGCCGATTCACCCCACGCCGGTGGTGGGCATGGTGGGTCTGGTGCAGGACATCCGCCAGGTGCGCGGTCTGGCCTGGCGGCAGAGCGGTGATGCCATCTGGCTGCTGGGCCTGCCGCTGGTGGAGCAGGGCAGCGCTTCAGATCCCTCCGCCCACAGCCCGGGCCTTGACGATCGCGTCGGTCTCGCCGGCAGCAGTTACCTGGCCTGCCTGCACGGCCTCAGCACCGGTCGTCCGCCCCGCACTGACCTGCCGCTGGAACGGCAGGTGCAGGCCTTTCTGCGCCAGGGGATCACGGCCGGCCTGGTGAGCAGCGCCCACGACCTCAGCGATGGCGGCCTGGCGGTGGCCCTGGCCGAGTGCTGCATCGCCGCCGGCCTGGGGGCCGCTGTCGATCTGGCGCCCTGCGCAGACCGGATCGACCGGCTGCTGTTCGCCGAGGGCGGCGCCCGCCTGCTGGTGAGCGTGCCGGCATCGCAGGCCTCGGCCTGGGAAGAGGCCCTGGCCGGTGCCGGTACGGCCGTGCCCGCCCAGCGTCTGGGTGCGGTGAGCGCCGAGCCCCTCCTCTGCATCGCCCAGGGCGGTGAGGATCTGATCCGCTTGCCGGTGGCAGAGCTGCGGGAGCGGTTCGAGCAGGCCATCCCGCGCCGCATGGGGGTGGATCTCCCTCCCACGGCCTGA